In Gracilimonas sp., a single window of DNA contains:
- a CDS encoding S9 family peptidase gives MLAKRYFSVLLFFLFITGVNTHAQVDESYFDYMDLFDLQMVSSPEISPDGNTIIYERVQYDVMTDRRFVNLWTISFSGEDHRPLTSGKTGYGSVTWSPSGDRIAYTSSEEGSNQIFIRWMDTGVSASITNLTESPGNLSWSPDGTKLLFSKFVPGSSSVVKPDMPAPPEGAKWEESAQVIDKVRYRNDGGGYVEDGFRHVFVISAEGGAPRQLTSGNHNFGSPSWTPDGNIIFTADLSENADLDPNNEQIYEMDIETREMTQLTDKRGPHSNPKVSPNGELIAYTGYKDEFLGYQLTELYIMDRDGSNLRKISDDVEQDISSITWAADSKSVFFRYDEEGNSKVGNIKLNGDFVQIALNLGGASTGRPYGGGSYSVADNGRFAYSEVSPIRPSELAVGQVPTRMATKKITNLNAELFKAKKVGNVEEFWVESSVDNFKTQGWIITPPDFDPNKKYPMILEIHGGPHTNYGPRFSPELQFMASRGYVVVYTNPRGSTSYGADFAAYINHNYPSEDYNDLMDATDYVIDQGYIDEDNLFITGGSGGGVLTAWSIGMTDRFAAAVVAKPVINWYSFVLTADGIPFFSKYWFTEKPWDDPEQYLERSPISLVGNVTTPTMLLTGQQDYRTPMSETEQYYSALKLQDVDATMVRIAGSGHSIYAKPSNLFRKVGYITGWFDRYKN, from the coding sequence ATGCTGGCAAAAAGATACTTTTCCGTTCTACTTTTCTTCCTGTTTATAACAGGAGTCAATACTCATGCCCAGGTCGATGAATCCTATTTTGACTACATGGACTTGTTTGACCTTCAGATGGTTTCCAGTCCTGAAATTTCTCCTGATGGAAATACTATTATCTATGAGCGGGTTCAATACGATGTAATGACCGATCGCAGGTTTGTGAATCTATGGACAATCTCATTTTCCGGGGAAGACCACCGGCCACTTACCTCGGGTAAAACCGGATACGGAAGTGTAACCTGGTCGCCAAGCGGAGATCGTATCGCCTACACTTCTTCTGAGGAAGGCTCTAATCAAATTTTTATTCGCTGGATGGATACCGGGGTATCTGCCTCTATCACTAATCTCACCGAAAGTCCGGGCAACCTCAGCTGGTCGCCTGATGGAACTAAGCTTTTATTCTCTAAATTTGTACCGGGTTCTTCTTCTGTGGTAAAGCCGGATATGCCTGCACCGCCTGAAGGCGCCAAGTGGGAAGAATCTGCACAAGTGATTGACAAAGTAAGATACCGCAATGATGGCGGCGGATATGTTGAGGATGGTTTCAGGCACGTTTTTGTTATTTCTGCAGAAGGGGGCGCACCGAGACAGCTGACTTCCGGGAATCACAATTTTGGTTCTCCATCATGGACACCCGATGGCAACATCATCTTTACCGCAGACCTATCTGAAAATGCGGATCTCGATCCCAATAATGAGCAAATCTATGAAATGGATATTGAGACCAGGGAAATGACTCAACTTACCGACAAAAGAGGCCCGCACAGCAATCCTAAAGTTTCCCCAAATGGTGAATTGATTGCATATACCGGCTATAAGGATGAATTTTTGGGTTACCAGTTAACCGAACTTTATATCATGGATCGTGACGGTTCAAACCTCCGGAAAATCTCAGATGATGTTGAACAAGATATTTCTTCTATCACGTGGGCAGCTGACAGTAAGTCTGTCTTTTTCAGATATGATGAAGAAGGAAACAGTAAAGTGGGCAATATCAAACTAAACGGCGACTTTGTCCAAATAGCTCTTAACCTTGGCGGCGCTTCAACCGGTCGCCCTTATGGAGGCGGATCCTATTCAGTAGCCGATAATGGCCGATTTGCCTATTCCGAAGTATCTCCAATCCGACCAAGTGAACTAGCCGTTGGTCAGGTTCCAACCCGAATGGCTACCAAAAAGATTACAAACCTAAACGCAGAACTTTTTAAAGCCAAAAAAGTTGGGAACGTTGAAGAGTTTTGGGTTGAATCATCCGTGGATAATTTCAAAACTCAGGGATGGATTATTACCCCTCCTGACTTTGATCCAAATAAAAAATACCCCATGATTCTGGAAATCCATGGCGGTCCTCATACCAATTATGGTCCGCGTTTTTCCCCTGAGCTCCAATTCATGGCCAGCCGTGGATATGTAGTGGTTTATACCAATCCCCGGGGAAGTACCAGCTACGGTGCTGATTTCGCTGCTTACATCAATCACAATTATCCCAGCGAAGACTATAATGATTTAATGGATGCCACGGATTACGTAATTGATCAAGGGTATATTGACGAAGACAACTTGTTCATTACCGGCGGAAGCGGTGGCGGAGTTTTAACAGCCTGGAGCATTGGCATGACCGATCGTTTTGCAGCTGCCGTTGTAGCTAAACCCGTAATCAACTGGTATAGCTTTGTACTCACTGCTGATGGTATTCCCTTTTTTAGCAAATACTGGTTCACGGAAAAGCCATGGGATGACCCTGAACAATATCTCGAGCGTTCCCCAATCTCATTGGTTGGTAATGTAACCACCCCAACCATGCTTCTAACCGGCCAACAGGATTATCGGACTCCAATGAGTGAAACCGAACAATACTATTCGGCACTCAAACTGCAAGATGTTGATGCAACCATGGTTCGTATTGCAGGTTCAGGGCACAGTATTTATGCTAAGCCAAGTAATCTGTTTAGAAAAGTCGGATATATAACCGGTTGGTTTGATCGATATAAGAATTAA
- a CDS encoding DUF427 domain-containing protein: MNKSSNRNKSGPSNWEYHGQKRPKFADKPKEGQESVWDYPRPPKLASDNREILIIFANKIIARTTNAIRVLETGNPPAFYIPKTDINMDFLKKTPGVSRCEWKGEAIYWNVVIEDKLVERVAWSYPQPNQEFSKIKSYISFFPSKLFCYVNGEHVKPQPGGFYPGWITKEITGPVRGESDETYL, translated from the coding sequence ATGAATAAATCTTCAAATCGGAACAAATCGGGGCCATCAAACTGGGAATATCACGGCCAAAAACGACCTAAATTTGCTGATAAACCCAAAGAAGGACAGGAATCAGTGTGGGATTATCCCCGCCCCCCAAAATTAGCTTCTGATAACCGGGAAATACTGATAATCTTTGCCAACAAAATAATCGCCAGAACCACCAATGCTATTCGGGTTTTGGAAACAGGAAATCCTCCCGCTTTTTATATTCCCAAAACTGACATTAATATGGATTTTCTGAAAAAAACCCCGGGAGTTTCTCGCTGTGAATGGAAAGGGGAAGCTATTTATTGGAATGTGGTTATTGAAGATAAATTAGTTGAAAGAGTAGCTTGGTCTTACCCCCAGCCCAATCAGGAGTTTAGTAAAATTAAGAGCTATATATCTTTCTTCCCCTCTAAATTATTTTGTTATGTAAATGGAGAACATGTAAAACCTCAACCCGGCGGTTTTTACCCCGGCTGGATTACCAAAGAAATTACAGGCCCGGTCAGGGGAGAATCTGATGAAACCTATTTATAG
- a CDS encoding TspO/MBR family protein, whose protein sequence is MGIQKIPYWIKIGIGILICNIVGLIAGWVTVNAIPDWYVQLNKPFFNPPGWLFGPVWTVLYTFMGISAAAIWEVGFEQEKIKHALSIFGIQLLLNGIWSFLFFGFKSPLLAFIEIIVLLIGILLTIKVFKKIKPWTAWLLLPYLLWVVFASVLNFAIYILN, encoded by the coding sequence ATGGGTATTCAAAAAATTCCGTATTGGATCAAAATCGGGATTGGCATTCTAATTTGTAACATAGTTGGCTTAATAGCAGGATGGGTTACTGTTAATGCTATTCCAGATTGGTATGTTCAACTAAACAAGCCTTTTTTTAATCCGCCAGGCTGGCTTTTCGGGCCGGTATGGACGGTTCTATATACGTTTATGGGGATCTCGGCCGCGGCAATTTGGGAAGTTGGATTTGAACAGGAAAAAATAAAACATGCCTTGTCTATATTTGGAATACAGTTACTGCTGAACGGAATATGGTCTTTTCTGTTTTTTGGGTTTAAAAGTCCTTTATTAGCTTTTATAGAAATCATTGTTTTACTCATTGGAATCTTATTAACCATAAAAGTCTTCAAAAAGATAAAACCATGGACGGCCTGGCTTCTTTTACCTTATTTATTATGGGTAGTATTTGCATCGGTTTTAAATTTTGCTATCTACATACTTAATTAA
- a CDS encoding single-stranded DNA-binding protein, which translates to MSSLNKAMLIGNLGQDPEVRYTQSNTAVATLNIATSERYKDSNGEYQENTEWHRVVAWGRTAEICQQYLTKGSKVYIEGPIQTRQWEDKDGQKRYTTEIKALRMVMLDSKGSSGGGASQGGDQAQNQNQGGGKPMSSNVELDSNFDDMDDDLPF; encoded by the coding sequence ATGAGTTCACTTAACAAAGCAATGTTAATAGGAAATCTGGGACAAGACCCGGAAGTACGGTACACACAATCGAACACAGCTGTAGCTACTTTAAATATAGCTACCAGCGAGCGTTACAAAGACAGTAACGGAGAATATCAGGAAAACACTGAATGGCATCGTGTTGTTGCCTGGGGCCGAACAGCTGAAATTTGTCAGCAATATTTAACCAAAGGTTCAAAGGTATATATTGAAGGTCCTATCCAAACCCGCCAGTGGGAAGATAAGGACGGGCAAAAACGCTATACTACTGAAATTAAAGCATTGCGCATGGTAATGCTTGACAGTAAAGGTTCATCCGGAGGCGGAGCGTCTCAAGGTGGCGACCAGGCTCAGAATCAAAATCAGGGCGGTGGTAAGCCCATGAGCAGCAATGTAGAGCTTGACAGTAATTTTGATGATATGGATGATGATCTTCCATTTTAA
- a CDS encoding CNNM domain-containing protein, which yields MDTIEDPFSLVQDSLFTLSESTVIHGIDPVILGIQLLFLFLGLAFSAVFSGSEVALFSLSNRMEDLKQDESFGSADDRIIKMLDKPRRLLATILIGNTFANIVASVLAAVITGDIVAAFGLSEILVYAIEVLVLTFMILILSEITPKIIAINNPLKVSRTNSAFIYVLFILMKPFAKLIADSTISLERYLPKPTSKMTSEDIRTMAEMGEQEGSIKEDEREIIENVIGFGNITVREIMTSRVNIVAVSLDDSLQDVLTKIRENGLSRMPLIESDLDNIQGVLYAKDVLPYLNAVEEEPSLNWKTVSRKALFIPATKKLDDLLRDFQQEKTHIAIVVDEYGGTEGIVTMDDILEEIVGDITDDSGEEERLYTRFKSGIYIFDAKIDLDDMEEILDCEITTEEDEYETLGGLIYHLTESLPVVGERINFKNMELTVHSVKNNRIKKVRVKVENPEEVKSSAE from the coding sequence TTGGATACAATCGAAGATCCCTTCAGTTTGGTACAAGATTCTCTTTTCACATTGAGTGAAAGTACCGTTATTCATGGAATAGACCCTGTTATATTGGGGATTCAGCTTCTCTTTTTATTTTTAGGACTGGCTTTTTCGGCGGTGTTTTCAGGTTCAGAAGTCGCCTTGTTTTCTCTTTCAAACAGAATGGAAGACCTTAAGCAGGACGAATCGTTTGGCTCGGCCGATGATCGCATTATAAAAATGTTGGACAAACCCAGGCGATTGTTGGCTACCATACTAATTGGCAATACGTTTGCAAATATTGTGGCGTCGGTATTAGCAGCGGTAATTACCGGTGATATTGTAGCTGCTTTTGGGTTATCTGAAATACTGGTATATGCCATAGAAGTCCTTGTCTTAACTTTTATGATTTTGATTCTGAGTGAAATCACCCCAAAAATCATTGCCATAAACAATCCGCTTAAAGTTTCCCGGACTAACAGCGCCTTTATTTACGTGTTGTTTATCCTGATGAAACCTTTTGCAAAATTGATTGCTGACAGTACCATAAGCCTTGAGCGCTATTTGCCGAAACCAACCAGTAAAATGACTTCCGAAGATATCCGCACAATGGCTGAAATGGGGGAGCAGGAAGGATCAATCAAAGAAGATGAGCGGGAAATTATAGAAAATGTAATTGGCTTTGGTAATATCACCGTCCGGGAAATCATGACCTCCAGAGTAAATATTGTTGCGGTTTCCCTGGATGATTCGTTACAGGATGTGCTTACTAAAATCCGGGAAAACGGCCTCTCCAGAATGCCGCTCATCGAAAGTGACCTAGACAATATACAAGGTGTGCTTTATGCCAAAGATGTATTGCCATACTTAAATGCCGTAGAGGAAGAACCGTCACTTAATTGGAAAACGGTTTCGAGGAAAGCACTATTTATTCCAGCTACCAAAAAGCTTGACGACTTACTTCGTGATTTTCAGCAAGAGAAAACTCATATTGCTATCGTGGTTGATGAATACGGAGGGACTGAAGGAATCGTAACCATGGATGATATCCTTGAAGAAATTGTGGGTGACATTACCGATGATTCCGGTGAGGAAGAAAGACTTTATACCCGTTTCAAAAGCGGTATTTATATTTTTGATGCCAAGATTGATTTGGATGACATGGAAGAGATACTGGACTGTGAAATCACCACAGAAGAGGATGAATATGAAACGCTGGGCGGATTGATTTATCATCTTACAGAAAGTCTGCCGGTAGTAGGAGAGCGCATTAATTTCAAAAATATGGAGCTAACGGTGCACTCCGTGAAGAATAACCGGATCAAAAAGGTTAGGGTGAAAGTAGAAAACCCCGAAGAAGTAAAATCATCTGCTGAATAA
- the murB gene encoding UDP-N-acetylmuramate dehydrogenase: protein MSQSLSIQENFNLAEYNTMGLTAKARYFISISSVQQLQTLLADSQFQSLSKFMLGGGSNILFIDDYDGLIIHMDIKGIEIEREYKDCVLLKIGAGENWHELVIYCIEKGWGGIENLSLIPGSVGAAPIQNIGAYGVELEEVFDSLEAVNIETGEIQSFNKEECKFGYRDSVFKNELKGAYVITSVKLRLHKNPKINTSYKALSDALERKGISDPTVKDVSDAVIEIRRSKLPDPAEIGNTGSFFKNPVISKKQFNQLKIEYPEIPHYPAGEKVKIPAAWLIDQCGWKGRRFGDAGVHKMQALVIVNYGKATGGEIWALAERIQHSVKEKFGVDLTPEVNIVT, encoded by the coding sequence ATGAGCCAATCACTTTCCATTCAGGAAAACTTTAATCTCGCCGAATATAATACCATGGGTTTGACTGCTAAAGCCCGGTATTTTATTTCCATTTCTTCCGTTCAACAACTACAAACTCTTTTGGCTGATTCACAATTTCAGAGTCTTTCAAAATTTATGCTGGGGGGAGGTAGTAATATCTTGTTTATAGATGATTATGATGGATTGATCATTCACATGGATATAAAAGGGATAGAAATTGAGCGCGAATATAAAGACTGTGTTTTATTGAAAATCGGGGCCGGTGAAAATTGGCATGAATTGGTTATTTATTGTATTGAAAAGGGGTGGGGGGGTATCGAAAATTTATCTTTAATCCCCGGTTCCGTTGGAGCTGCTCCTATTCAGAATATTGGTGCTTATGGAGTGGAGCTGGAGGAAGTGTTTGACAGCCTTGAAGCGGTTAACATTGAAACAGGGGAGATTCAGAGTTTCAATAAAGAAGAATGTAAATTTGGTTATCGGGACAGTGTATTCAAGAATGAACTAAAAGGGGCATATGTGATTACGAGCGTAAAATTACGCCTCCATAAAAACCCCAAAATAAATACTTCCTACAAAGCACTATCGGATGCACTGGAAAGAAAAGGGATTTCTGACCCTACGGTAAAAGATGTCAGTGACGCCGTTATTGAAATAAGGAGAAGCAAACTGCCCGATCCGGCTGAAATAGGAAATACCGGCAGTTTTTTTAAAAACCCGGTGATTTCAAAAAAGCAGTTTAATCAGCTTAAAATAGAGTATCCGGAAATACCGCATTATCCGGCCGGTGAAAAAGTTAAAATACCGGCTGCGTGGCTCATAGATCAGTGCGGATGGAAGGGCAGACGGTTTGGAGATGCCGGCGTGCATAAAATGCAGGCTTTAGTGATTGTGAATTACGGAAAAGCAACCGGCGGGGAAATTTGGGCATTGGCTGAGCGCATTCAACATTCAGTCAAAGAAAAATTTGGGGTAGATCTTACACCTGAAGTGAATATTGTTACATAG
- a CDS encoding M48 family metalloprotease, producing the protein MIKRSSCYTIILIVAVLVNGCMKVGVNPVSGNKRAFGYSWEQEVQIGQQADSEIIAQYGLYENEELSNYVSDLGQALLEVSHLRREDTPEQFRDTEFTFRVLKSPVVNAFALPGGYIYVTRGLLAHLDNEAQLAVVLGHEIAHVAARHASQRAATQQFGQLAIIGGAILGQSLGYDGASILQLSSQTAQLLFLKYGRDAERESDELGVEYSAMKSYMAAEGAAFFTSLKRISESEGGGIPTLLSSHPDPGEREQTIPRLAQEWADKGYEQTILDRDEFLGMIDNIIFDENPREGFERNGMFYHPDLEFQFPVPSGFNLHNQTSAVIMVNESQDAIMQFTIDSENDTPESSVKAFLNQEGITVIEQNNFSANSFNGYQGVATAQAQDGTELKLQLTALGHGGNIYRFLSYTTTAQFDDYKPDFDMVTNRFDNLTNSEILNIKPVRLQLVTTSRSGVFTDFLPNTLPMDIEPLDVAIINQVDLDQNIPSGTVLKIPVQ; encoded by the coding sequence ATGATTAAAAGATCGAGTTGTTATACTATTATTTTGATTGTCGCCGTTTTGGTGAACGGATGTATGAAAGTCGGTGTAAATCCGGTTTCAGGAAATAAGCGTGCATTTGGTTACAGTTGGGAACAGGAAGTTCAAATTGGACAACAAGCAGACAGTGAGATCATAGCACAATATGGTCTTTATGAAAATGAAGAGCTTTCAAATTATGTTTCAGATCTTGGACAGGCACTCCTTGAAGTCAGTCACTTGAGAAGGGAAGATACACCGGAGCAATTTCGTGATACAGAATTTACCTTTAGAGTATTAAAGAGCCCGGTGGTAAATGCTTTTGCGTTACCGGGAGGTTATATATATGTGACCCGGGGACTGCTGGCTCATCTGGATAATGAAGCCCAGTTAGCGGTTGTTTTAGGCCATGAAATCGCACACGTAGCTGCTCGTCATGCTTCTCAAAGAGCAGCCACCCAGCAGTTTGGGCAGCTGGCTATAATTGGCGGAGCTATTTTGGGGCAATCATTGGGTTATGACGGCGCAAGTATTTTACAACTCAGCAGCCAAACGGCGCAGCTGTTATTTTTGAAATATGGACGTGATGCAGAAAGAGAATCGGATGAGCTTGGCGTTGAGTATTCTGCAATGAAGAGCTATATGGCTGCGGAAGGCGCTGCGTTTTTTACGTCCCTAAAGCGTATATCCGAAAGCGAGGGAGGTGGAATTCCAACACTTCTTTCCAGTCACCCTGATCCAGGAGAGCGAGAACAAACCATACCCCGGCTTGCACAAGAGTGGGCGGACAAGGGATATGAACAAACCATCCTTGATAGAGATGAATTTTTAGGAATGATCGATAATATCATCTTCGACGAAAATCCACGGGAGGGATTTGAAAGGAACGGGATGTTCTATCATCCGGATTTGGAATTCCAGTTTCCGGTGCCTTCAGGATTTAATTTGCATAACCAAACCTCAGCGGTAATCATGGTGAATGAGTCTCAGGATGCCATCATGCAATTTACCATTGATTCCGAAAATGATACCCCTGAAAGCTCCGTAAAGGCTTTTCTAAATCAGGAGGGGATTACTGTGATAGAACAGAATAATTTCTCCGCAAATAGTTTTAATGGTTATCAGGGGGTTGCTACAGCACAGGCACAGGACGGCACGGAACTCAAGCTTCAGTTAACGGCCCTCGGACACGGCGGTAATATTTATCGGTTTTTAAGCTATACAACTACAGCACAATTTGATGATTATAAGCCTGACTTTGACATGGTTACCAACCGATTTGATAACCTGACGAACTCAGAGATTTTGAATATTAAGCCGGTACGCCTACAATTGGTGACCACTTCAAGGTCAGGGGTATTCACTGATTTTCTTCCCAATACCTTACCTATGGACATTGAGCCTTTGGATGTTGCTATTATAAACCAAGTGGACTTAGATCAGAATATTCCATCAGGTACCGTTTTGAAGATCCCGGTTCAGTAA
- the purB gene encoding adenylosuccinate lyase, translating into MISRYSRKEMSDLWTDEQQFQAWLEVELAACWAWAKLGKIPMEDVDKLYENAGFDVARIKEIEAETRHDVVAFTRAVSETLGDEKKWVHYGLTSTDVVDTAWGVRLKKANAILLEGLERIVDVLAEKAKAHKYTVMMGRTHGIHAEPTTFGLKCALWYAEMNRNLERFKKAADDVEFGKLSGSVGTFANIPPEVEEYTCEKLGLSPAPISTQTLQRDRHAYYLSTLALIGSTMEKMAVEVRHLQRSELREAEEAFRKGQKGSSSMPHKRNPISSENITGCARVLRGYMVTAYENIPLWHERDISHSSAERIILPDATTLLDYMLNRFAGVIENLVVFEDNMEANIWKTQGLVFSQRLLHKLIDKGMPREQAYDTVQPLAMKSWESQTLFKPIVEADSTITEALTQEEIDEAFNLDHHTRNVDVIFKRVGLE; encoded by the coding sequence ATGATCTCTCGCTACTCCCGTAAGGAAATGTCTGACCTCTGGACCGATGAACAACAATTTCAAGCCTGGCTGGAGGTGGAACTTGCTGCCTGCTGGGCCTGGGCCAAGCTCGGCAAGATTCCCATGGAGGATGTGGACAAACTCTACGAAAATGCCGGTTTTGATGTAGCCCGCATCAAAGAAATCGAAGCAGAAACCCGACACGATGTAGTTGCCTTTACAAGAGCCGTTTCCGAAACGCTTGGCGATGAAAAGAAATGGGTGCACTACGGACTAACCTCTACCGATGTAGTCGATACCGCCTGGGGCGTACGACTCAAAAAAGCCAACGCTATTCTGTTGGAAGGACTGGAACGGATCGTGGATGTACTGGCTGAAAAAGCAAAAGCTCACAAGTACACGGTGATGATGGGGCGGACTCACGGCATCCACGCCGAGCCGACCACCTTTGGGTTGAAATGTGCCCTGTGGTATGCGGAAATGAACCGAAATCTGGAGCGATTCAAGAAAGCCGCAGATGATGTGGAATTTGGAAAGCTATCGGGCTCGGTAGGAACCTTTGCCAATATTCCTCCTGAAGTAGAAGAATATACCTGTGAGAAATTAGGATTAAGCCCGGCGCCTATCTCCACCCAAACCCTGCAGCGCGACCGACATGCCTATTATCTTTCCACGCTGGCTTTGATCGGTTCAACCATGGAGAAGATGGCGGTGGAAGTCCGACACCTGCAGCGCAGTGAGTTGAGAGAGGCCGAAGAAGCTTTTCGAAAAGGGCAGAAGGGTTCATCTTCCATGCCCCACAAACGAAATCCCATCAGTTCGGAGAATATCACCGGTTGTGCCCGGGTGCTTCGCGGATATATGGTCACTGCTTATGAGAATATCCCGCTCTGGCATGAACGCGACATCTCGCACTCCTCCGCCGAGCGGATCATCCTGCCAGATGCCACGACTCTGCTCGATTACATGCTAAACCGCTTTGCCGGAGTGATCGAAAACCTGGTGGTATTTGAGGACAACATGGAAGCCAACATCTGGAAAACACAGGGACTGGTATTCTCCCAGCGGCTCCTCCACAAACTCATCGACAAGGGCATGCCGCGCGAACAGGCTTACGATACCGTTCAGCCGCTTGCTATGAAGTCATGGGAATCACAAACACTCTTCAAGCCCATCGTGGAAGCTGATTCTACGATCACGGAAGCCTTAACACAAGAAGAGATCGATGAAGCTTTCAACCTGGATCACCACACCCGAAATGTGGATGTGATCTTTAAGCGTGTTGGCTTGGAGTGA
- a CDS encoding helix-turn-helix domain-containing protein codes for MKQPMENALQIARENIKEIRTVTEWAEEMNYNSSKYFSRRFRNHYQARPKLKLIEFRLEKFCELIKEKSEISCYEIAFELGLKDDIALNKFIKRHTGKPPREWKNG; via the coding sequence ATGAAACAACCAATGGAAAACGCGTTGCAGATTGCGCGGGAAAATATAAAAGAAATACGGACTGTAACGGAATGGGCTGAAGAGATGAATTATAACAGCTCAAAATACTTTTCCAGAAGATTTCGGAATCATTACCAGGCACGGCCCAAACTAAAATTAATAGAATTTAGATTAGAAAAATTTTGTGAGCTTATAAAAGAAAAATCAGAAATAAGTTGCTATGAAATTGCTTTTGAGCTTGGTTTAAAGGATGATATTGCTCTGAATAAGTTTATTAAGAGACATACTGGAAAACCGCCCAGAGAGTGGAAAAATGGATAG